AGTAGATCACATCAGATTAAACAGAGGAATTTATGTATCAAGAATAGACGAAGTTAATGGAAATTATTTGACAAGTTTTGATATAAGAATGAAATTGCCAAATAGAGAGCCAGTAATAAACATCGCAGAACTTCATACAATGGAGCATTTGGGAGCAACATTTTTGAGAAATCATCCAACTTGGAAAGATGAAATTGTATATTTTGGGCCTATGGGATGCAGAACAGGATTTTATCTTATCCTAAAAGGAAAATTGGAATCAAAGGACATTGTT
The nucleotide sequence above comes from Leptotrichia trevisanii DSM 22070. Encoded proteins:
- a CDS encoding S-ribosylhomocysteine lyase translates to MERIASFTVDHIRLNRGIYVSRIDEVNGNYLTSFDIRMKLPNREPVINIAELHTMEHLGATFLRNHPTWKDEIVYFGPMGCRTGFYLILKGKLESKDIVDLMKELYKFMAEFKGAIPGATAIECGNYLDQNLPMANFEAKKYLEETLEHLGEENLNYPE